DNA from Geobacillus vulcani PSS1:
GACCGGGTTTACCGGCACGGCCGGCGCCGTTCTTGTCAGCCGTCAAGGAGCGGTGTTGATTACGGACTTCCGCTACGTCGAACAAGCATCGAGGCAAGCCGAAGAGTTTGAAGTCGTTCAGCACAGCGGGCCGATCATCGAAGAAATCGTCAATCAGGTGCAGCGGCTTGGCATCAAGAGGCTCGGCTTTGAGCAAGAACATGTCACCTATGCAGCATACAAGTCGTATGAAGAAGCCATCCGCGCTGAACTTGTGCCGACGTCCGGGCTGGTGGAAAAATTACGCTTGATTAAGTCAGAAGCAGAGATTAAGATATTAAAGGAAGCAGCGGAAATCGCCGATGCGGCGTTTTCGCACATTTTGTCGTTCATCCGTCCGGGCGTCAAAGAAATCGAAGTGGCGAATGAGCTGGAATTTTTTATGCGCAAGCAAGGGGCGTCTTCGTCCTCCTTTGATACGATCGTTGCTTCCGGCTACCGTTCGGCGCTGCCGCACGGGGTGGCGTCAGAGAAGACGATCGAGCGCGGCGAGCTTGTCACATTGGATTTCGGGGCCTACTATAAAGGGTATTGTTCCGATATGACGAGAACGGTCGCCGTCGGCGACATCAGCGTCGAACTGAAAACGATTTATGATATC
Protein-coding regions in this window:
- a CDS encoding M24 family metallopeptidase, with product MEKLEKLRVLLDEQHIDGVLVTNGYNRRYLTGFTGTAGAVLVSRQGAVLITDFRYVEQASRQAEEFEVVQHSGPIIEEIVNQVQRLGIKRLGFEQEHVTYAAYKSYEEAIRAELVPTSGLVEKLRLIKSEAEIKILKEAAEIADAAFSHILSFIRPGVKEIEVANELEFFMRKQGASSSSFDTIVASGYRSALPHGVASEKTIERGELVTLDFGAYYKGYCSDMTRTVAVGDISVELKTIYDIVLEAQQRGMNGLKAGMTGKEADALTRDYIREKGYGDYFGHSTGHGIGLEIHEGPTLSFRSDVVLEPGMVVTVEPGIYIPGLGGVRIEDDAVITADGNEALTHSPKELIIL